Below is a genomic region from Bacteroidota bacterium.
CCTGTTTGGCAACTTCCTGTAGCAAGCGGCACCACATTTCGCGTAGATATGGATGCGCAAACCCATTTTCCGCTTCGCAGACAAATCATGCTTTCCGAAGTGCCCGGTGGTGGCGGATTGCAAATCGCCGCCGCTGCTTCGGGACTTGTGCATTTGTTGCCCGAGCTGAGTATCATGGGTTTTTGCAATGATTCCTTTCCTCATCCCGACGAAGATTGTCCAGGTCCCAAATCCATGATTGTGGAGCATGGCAATAATATCTTCACAATTTATAGCTACATGGACACAGCATCCTATGCCGCGTATGGCATCTATGATGGAACCACTGTCACTGCAGGCCAAATCTTGGGACAAGCACGGCAAGGAGGTGCCACAGGGCTCCGTAAAGCCCACTTCGAAGTCCTGCAACCCAATGATCCCAATTGGCTCAACAACCCTCTCAACGAGCTCGTGCGTAGCATCGTCACCGTACGCACACGCACAGGAACCTATCAATATGACAGCCAAAACAGGAGTCCCGTCTTCCAGATCGGTACACAGCAGCGTCAATTGGTCGCTGGCGAAATCCTGAGTATCGCTGCCACCAAAATGGAATCCAACGTGGTGTCGTCGAAGGGTTATGAAATCCAATTGTTTCCCAATCCATTGACGCAGGATGCGCCTTTGCAAATGCAATGGTCATCGCCGTCGGCAGCGATCCTTTCGGTCACTGTGCGCAATTTGCAAGGTGCAATTGTTGCGTTGCCATTGACAGGCCATCGCCTTGAAGCGGGAATATCCATTGTGCCAATGGATCTCTCGGAGCTGTCGTCCGGGCTTTACATCCTTGAAGTAAACACGGGGGATTTCACGCATTCAACAAAAATTGCGGTGCGCTAAATATTTCAGATGGCAATGTGAAATGCGGCCATCTCGGGTAATCCGGGGTGGCCGTGTTTATGACCCGGAAAGCCGTTCCAATAATTCAGCTTTCCGATGCCGCGAAACAGCAACTTGTGCGCCATCGGTCATTACGACGTAGCCACCTTCGCCTTTTACGTATGAAGCCACATAGGCCATATTCACAAGGTGGGACTGATGCACACGGAAAAAATCGTAATCCTGCAGCATTGCTTCATACTCCTTGATGGTTCTACTGACCAAAGTCGGAGGATCGGATTTGAAATAAAAACGGGTGTAGTTGTTCTCTCCTTCGAGGCGCAGGATGTTTTTCACTTCGACCATTTTGAGTGCATCGACACTTGCCAATGCAATCCGTTTATTTCCATTTTCCGGCGT
It encodes:
- a CDS encoding T9SS type A sorting domain-containing protein translates to MKKILITLALLMLLVNTPGIAQSGMPVWQLPVASGTTFRVDMDAQTHFPLRRQIMLSEVPGGGGLQIAAAASGLVHLLPELSIMGFCNDSFPHPDEDCPGPKSMIVEHGNNIFTIYSYMDTASYAAYGIYDGTTVTAGQILGQARQGGATGLRKAHFEVLQPNDPNWLNNPLNELVRSIVTVRTRTGTYQYDSQNRSPVFQIGTQQRQLVAGEILSIAATKMESNVVSSKGYEIQLFPNPLTQDAPLQMQWSSPSAAILSVTVRNLQGAIVALPLTGHRLEAGISIVPMDLSELSSGLYILEVNTGDFTHSTKIAVR